In one Brassica oleracea var. oleracea cultivar TO1000 chromosome C9, BOL, whole genome shotgun sequence genomic region, the following are encoded:
- the LOC106313469 gene encoding non-functional pseudokinase ZED1-like yields MEPMVKKLKQKLRFGSSRNMEDKWFLENGSILLKELIADCNGKSVPIRSFSSYQILQATNNFHFSCLITNERSHNWYKGIIQDKSYFIKRFQEYKITGDRVGEVYNDIVLSAKMSNHNNFLRLSGCCLEFSLPVLVFENAALGVLNERGGIMVDGEEFILPCSVRLKIAKEIANAVTYLHMAFPKIIIHRVVMPRNIVLDRNLTAKFSDLSMSITLPEGKSRLEVDSVIGSLGYLDPLYAYTKVVTEYTDVYSFGVLLMVFLTGKPALVSTSSGGDPQGIISYVKALYEKRKLDEVIDPMIMKDITSAQKLTLESCIALSLSCCEESDEDRPRMMQVAKELKRIHTSF; encoded by the coding sequence ATGGAACCGATGGTGAAAAAGCTGAAACAAAAACTGAGATTTGGATCTTCTAGGAACATGGAAGACAAGTGGTTCTTGGAGAATGGAAGCATCTTGCTAAAAGAACTTATCGCTGATTGCAACGGTAAATCAGTTCCTATACGCAGCTTTTCTTCTTATCAGATCCTTCAAGCCACCAATAACTTCCATTTCAGTTGTCTTATCACCAATGAGAGGAGCCATAATTGGTATAAAGGTATCATCCAAGACAAGTCTTACTTTATCAAAAGATTCCAGGAGTATAAGATTACAGGAGACAGAGTGGGCGAGGTTTACAATGACATTGTCTTGTCTGCTAAGATGAGCAACCATAACAACTTTCTTAGACTATCTGGATGCTGCCTCGAGTTTAGTCTCCCGGTTCTCGTGTTTGAAAATGCAGCACTTGGGGTTCTGAATGAGCGAGGAGGTATTATGGTTGATGGGGAGGAATTTATATTGCCATGTAGTGTAAGGTTGAAGATTGCAAAGGAGATTGCAAATGCTGTGACTTATCTTCACATGGCCTTCCCTAAGATCATCATACATAGAGTTGTTATGCCAAGAAACATCGTCTTGGACAGGAACTTGACCGCCAAGTTTTCCGATCTCTCAATGTCCATAACTCTCCCAGAGGGAAAATCAAGATTAGAAGTTGATTCGGTCATTGGATCACTTGGGTACCTTGATCCATTGTACGCGTACACAAAAGTAGTGACAGAATATACGGATGTGTACAGCTTTGGAGTTTTGTTGATGGTTTTCCTCACTGGCAAACCAGCTCTTGTCTCCACTAGCTCTGGTGGCGACCCCCAAGGTATTATTAGCTATGTGAAAGCTTTATATGAGAAAAGAAAACTCGATGAAGTAATTGATCCAATGATAATGAAAGACATCACAAGTGCTCAAAAATTGACGCTTGAATCGTGTATTGCACTTTCTCTGAGCTGCTGCGAGGAGAGTGATGAAGATAGACCGAGAATGATGCAAGTAGCTAAAGAACTCAAACGGATCCACACATCATTTTAG
- the LOC106313471 gene encoding uncharacterized protein LOC106313471 — translation MDFVQRKVNNLGSKVATFPYIETIGRALFSSSFFFSAWHDYMELSSNWEGAQDYSRPKFGYSGDQIKHLMAISIIVKTLGGLVFIYGSFFGAFLLLLHQFIVTMIHHDFYSNRVDIEQFGLLYLKLKRILNETVSYDTVNNFYKSNFDEQHVENVISKFRELTDQAATNSSLFGHAEFVQHLLSFIKGLAVVGALLFFLTMKHKLNKAKKESKVKTD, via the exons ATGGACTTTGTGCAGAGAAAAGTGAACAATTTAGGAAGTAAAGTTGCTACTTTCCCTTATATTGAAACTATTGGAAGAGCTCTCTTTTCCTCTTCCTTCTTCTTCTCTGCTTGGCATGA TTACATGGAGCTCAGCTCCAATTGGGAAGGAGCACAGGATTACTCGAGACCGAAGTTCGGATATTCAGGAGACCAGATTAAGCATCTTATGGCTATTAGTATCATAGTGAAGACGCTTGGTGGACTTGTCTTCATCTATGGCAGCTTCTTTGGAGCTTTCCTCTTG CTTCTACACCAATTCATTGTTACAATGATCCATCACGATTTCTATAGTAATCGTGTCGACATTGAACAATTTGGACTCCTTTATCTCAAATTGAAAAGG ATCTTGAATGAAACTGTGTCTTACGACACCGTAAACAATTTCTACAAGTCAAACTTTGACGAGCAGCATGTTGAGAATGTCATATCAAAATTCCGTGAG CTTACGGATCAGGCAGCTACAAACTCTTCGTTGTTTGGACATGCCGAGTTTGTTCAGCATCTCTTAAGCTTCATCAAAGGATTGGCCGTAGTAGGGGCATTGCTCTTTTTCTTGACAATGAAACACAAACTCAACAAAGCGAAAAAAGAATCCAAAGTAAAAACTGACTAA